In Holophagales bacterium, one DNA window encodes the following:
- a CDS encoding branched-chain amino acid transaminase, giving the protein MTSRYVWMNGELVPFENATVHFLTPSLHYGTGVFEGIRAYATPDGPGVFRLREHVQRLVASAHLLGVRELPFDEEEIVQASLAVVAANELAACYIRPLFFVASGGWNLTVDRCEVGLGIAAWEWAAYLGAEAREHGVRANVSSFTRHHPNISLTKAKIAGNYVNSVLAKTESVRLGFEEAIMLDPFGFVAECTGENLFLVRKGRIVTPDSATVLEGITRDALITVARDLGYEVAESPVSRDQLYAADEVFVCGTAAEVVGLREIDFRTIGEGRTGPVTRRIQEVFSRAVRGDDARYRHWVTLATRAALPEAWRRLREAS; this is encoded by the coding sequence ATGACGTCGCGCTATGTCTGGATGAACGGCGAGCTGGTGCCGTTCGAAAACGCCACCGTCCACTTCCTCACGCCGTCGCTCCACTATGGCACCGGGGTCTTCGAGGGGATCCGCGCCTATGCGACACCCGACGGTCCGGGGGTCTTCCGGTTGCGCGAGCACGTCCAGCGCCTCGTCGCCTCGGCGCACCTGCTCGGCGTGCGCGAGCTGCCGTTCGACGAGGAGGAGATCGTCCAGGCGTCGCTCGCCGTGGTGGCGGCCAACGAGCTCGCGGCCTGCTACATCCGGCCGCTCTTCTTCGTCGCCAGCGGCGGCTGGAACCTCACCGTCGACCGCTGCGAGGTGGGGCTCGGCATCGCCGCCTGGGAGTGGGCCGCCTACCTCGGCGCCGAGGCGCGCGAGCACGGCGTGCGCGCCAACGTCTCCTCCTTCACCCGCCATCACCCGAACATCTCCCTGACCAAGGCGAAGATCGCCGGCAACTACGTCAACAGCGTGCTCGCCAAGACCGAGTCGGTGCGGCTCGGCTTCGAAGAGGCGATCATGCTCGACCCGTTCGGCTTCGTCGCCGAGTGCACCGGCGAGAACCTCTTCCTGGTGCGCAAGGGCCGCATCGTCACCCCCGACAGCGCCACGGTGCTCGAGGGGATCACCCGCGACGCCCTGATCACCGTCGCTCGCGACCTCGGCTACGAGGTCGCCGAGAGCCCGGTGTCGCGCGACCAGCTCTACGCCGCCGACGAGGTCTTCGTCTGTGGCACCGCCGCCGAAGTGGTCGGCCTGCGCGAGATCGACTTCCGCACCATCGGCGAGGGGCGCACCGGTCCGGTCACCCGTCGCATCCAGGAGGTCTTCAGCCGTGCGGTGCGCGGCGACGACGCGCGCTACCGCCACTGGGTGACCCTGGCGACACGAGCGGCTCTCCCCGAGGCGTGGCGCCGCCTGCGCGAAGCGTCGTAG
- the leuB gene encoding 3-isopropylmalate dehydrogenase — MSRPRIAVLPGDGIGPEVTAVALSFLSRLLAFDATEAPVGGAAIDATGEPLPDATLALCRASDAVFLGAIGGPKWEGGTVRPEQGLLALRRGLDVYANLRPARDLGLPVPLRREIVAGADILVVRDLLGGVYFGEPRVEGEQEALDTWRQTAEQTRRVARVAFDLARRRRRRVTSIDKANVLAASRLWRRTVIEVAREYPEVELEHRFVDAASFELIAAPQRFDVVLADNLFGDVLSDELAAVAGGIGLLASASLGDGPGLFEPVHGSAPDLAGHGIANPTGALLTVALMLSHGLGRPDLGSALERAVVEALADERTADLGGNATTAEFAHAVERRLARSPAHPQEVPR; from the coding sequence ATGAGCCGTCCACGGATCGCCGTCCTCCCGGGCGACGGCATCGGCCCCGAAGTCACCGCCGTCGCACTCTCCTTCCTCTCGCGCCTGCTGGCTTTCGACGCGACCGAGGCGCCGGTCGGCGGCGCCGCGATCGACGCCACCGGCGAGCCGCTGCCGGACGCCACGCTCGCCCTCTGCCGCGCGAGCGACGCCGTCTTCCTCGGCGCCATCGGCGGTCCGAAGTGGGAGGGCGGCACGGTGCGACCGGAACAGGGGCTGCTCGCTCTCCGTCGCGGCCTCGACGTCTACGCCAACCTGCGGCCGGCCCGCGATCTCGGGCTGCCGGTGCCGCTCCGGCGCGAGATCGTCGCTGGCGCCGACATCCTCGTGGTCCGCGACCTGCTCGGCGGCGTCTACTTCGGCGAGCCGCGCGTCGAAGGCGAGCAGGAGGCGCTCGACACCTGGCGACAGACCGCCGAGCAGACGCGCCGCGTAGCGCGCGTCGCCTTCGATCTGGCGCGCCGGCGGCGACGCCGCGTCACCTCGATCGACAAGGCGAACGTCCTCGCGGCAAGCCGGCTCTGGCGCCGCACGGTGATCGAGGTGGCGCGCGAGTATCCGGAGGTCGAGCTCGAGCACCGCTTCGTCGACGCCGCCTCCTTCGAGCTGATCGCTGCCCCGCAGCGCTTCGACGTCGTGCTCGCCGACAACCTGTTCGGCGACGTGCTTTCCGACGAGCTGGCGGCCGTCGCCGGCGGCATCGGCCTCCTGGCCTCGGCCTCGCTCGGCGACGGTCCGGGGCTCTTCGAGCCGGTGCACGGCTCGGCGCCCGACCTGGCCGGGCACGGCATCGCCAATCCCACCGGTGCTCTGCTCACCGTCGCGCTGATGCTCTCGCACGGTCTCGGACGCCCCGATCTCGGCAGCGCCCTCGAGCGCGCCGTGGTCGAGGCGCTCGCCGACGAACGCACCGCCGACCTCGGCGGCAACGCCACCACCGCAGAGTTTGCCCACGCCGTCGAGAGACGGCTCGCTCGCAGCCCCGCCCACCCGCAGGAGGTCCCCCGATGA
- the leuD gene encoding 3-isopropylmalate dehydratase small subunit: protein MSRAPFVTLTSRALRLRGANVDTDQIIPARFLTTTVRAGLGRHLFADWRYAADGSVRPDSPLDGEHAAGRSILVAGPNFGCGSSREHAVWALADFGFRAVVAPRLADIFRRNALGNGVLAVEIDAASHTALAARLDTDPAAEVTVDLTACEVRWPGGRAAFALEPFARHCLLHGVDELDYLLAQDDEIARHERAHPLPALHADGGVA from the coding sequence GTGAGCCGCGCACCCTTCGTCACCCTGACCTCCCGTGCGCTCCGCCTGCGGGGGGCCAATGTCGACACCGACCAGATCATTCCGGCGCGCTTCCTCACCACCACCGTGCGCGCCGGCCTCGGCCGGCATCTCTTCGCCGACTGGCGCTACGCCGCCGACGGCAGCGTCCGACCCGACTCGCCGCTCGACGGCGAGCACGCCGCCGGGCGGAGCATCCTCGTTGCCGGACCCAACTTCGGCTGCGGATCGTCACGAGAACACGCCGTCTGGGCGCTCGCCGATTTCGGCTTCCGGGCCGTGGTGGCTCCGCGACTCGCCGACATCTTCCGGCGCAACGCCCTCGGCAACGGCGTGCTGGCGGTCGAGATCGACGCTGCGAGCCACACGGCCCTGGCGGCCCGGCTCGACACCGATCCCGCGGCCGAGGTCACCGTCGACCTCACCGCCTGCGAAGTGCGGTGGCCCGGCGGCCGTGCCGCCTTCGCGCTCGAACCGTTCGCCCGCCACTGCCTGCTGCACGGAGTCGACGAGCTCGACTATCTGCTGGCGCAGGACGACGAGATCGCCCGGCACGAACGCGCCCATCCGCTCCCGGCGCTTCACGCCGACGGAGGTGTCGCATGA
- the leuC gene encoding 3-isopropylmalate dehydratase large subunit, with translation MTAPGIHEPQTLFDKVWQAHVVRAATPDTPATLYVDLHLVHEVTSPQAFAELARRGLAVRRPDRTLATMDHAIPTMSAPGGARRVTEPQAAHQVAALGDHCARHGIPLYPLGDDRQGIVHVIGPELGATQPGMTIVCGDSHTSTHGAFGAIAFGIGTSEVAQVLATQCLLAEQPRTLAVEIGGRLRPGVLAKDLILALIARHGVAGATGHAVEYRGEAIAALSIEERMTVCNMSIEWGARVGMVAPDETTFAYLEGRPFAPRGEDFAAAVARWRALASDAGARFDRTLELDAATVEPMITWGTNPGMGIPVRGVVPAPDGDATAARALAYMGLEPGQPLLGRKVDVVFIGSCTNGRLSDLREAARLFAGRRVAPGVRALVVPGSQAVRHAAEQEGLGEIFRAAGAEWRESGCSMCLAMNEDRLAPGQTAVATSNRNFEGRQGPGGRTLLASPATAAAAAIAGVIADPREIAS, from the coding sequence ATGACGGCGCCCGGCATCCACGAGCCGCAGACCCTTTTCGACAAGGTCTGGCAGGCGCACGTGGTGCGCGCGGCCACGCCCGACACCCCGGCGACGCTCTACGTCGACCTTCACCTCGTGCACGAAGTGACCTCGCCGCAGGCGTTCGCCGAGCTCGCACGGCGCGGCCTCGCGGTGCGCCGCCCCGATCGCACGCTGGCGACGATGGACCACGCCATTCCGACGATGTCCGCTCCCGGGGGAGCGCGCCGGGTCACCGAGCCCCAAGCCGCGCACCAGGTGGCCGCGCTCGGCGACCACTGCGCGCGACACGGTATCCCGCTCTACCCACTCGGCGACGATCGGCAGGGGATCGTGCACGTCATCGGCCCCGAGCTCGGCGCCACGCAGCCCGGCATGACCATCGTCTGCGGCGACAGCCACACCAGCACGCACGGAGCGTTCGGCGCCATCGCCTTCGGCATCGGCACCAGCGAAGTGGCGCAGGTGCTCGCCACCCAGTGCCTGCTCGCCGAGCAGCCGCGCACGCTGGCGGTCGAGATCGGCGGACGGCTCCGCCCGGGCGTCCTCGCCAAGGACCTGATCCTGGCGCTCATCGCCCGGCACGGCGTCGCCGGCGCCACCGGCCACGCGGTCGAATACCGCGGCGAGGCGATCGCGGCGCTCTCGATCGAAGAGCGGATGACCGTCTGCAACATGTCGATCGAGTGGGGCGCGCGCGTCGGCATGGTGGCGCCGGACGAGACCACCTTCGCCTACCTCGAGGGCCGTCCGTTCGCCCCGCGCGGCGAGGACTTCGCCGCCGCCGTCGCGCGCTGGAGAGCGCTCGCCAGCGACGCCGGGGCGCGCTTCGATCGCACCCTCGAGCTCGACGCCGCGACGGTCGAACCGATGATCACCTGGGGAACGAATCCGGGGATGGGCATCCCCGTGCGCGGCGTCGTCCCCGCGCCCGACGGCGACGCCACGGCCGCGCGCGCGCTCGCCTACATGGGGCTCGAGCCCGGCCAACCGCTGCTCGGGCGGAAGGTCGACGTCGTCTTCATCGGCTCCTGCACCAACGGACGCCTCTCGGATCTGCGCGAGGCGGCGCGACTCTTCGCGGGCCGACGGGTCGCCCCGGGCGTCCGCGCTCTCGTCGTTCCCGGCTCGCAGGCGGTGCGCCACGCGGCGGAACAGGAAGGGCTCGGCGAGATCTTCCGCGCCGCCGGCGCCGAGTGGCGCGAGTCGGGCTGCTCGATGTGTCTGGCGATGAACGAGGACCGCCTCGCGCCCGGCCAGACCGCCGTGGCCACCTCGAACCGCAACTTCGAAGGAAGACAGGGACCCGGCGGTCGCACCCTCCTCGCCAGCCCGGCCACCGCGGCGGCGGCGGCCATTGCCGGCGTCATCGCCGATCCCCGGGAGATCGCCTCGTGA
- a CDS encoding 2-isopropylmalate synthase, which translates to MGGRAESSGEVGGRLAIFDTTLRDGEQSPGCSMNRREKVDLARQLERLGVDVIEAGFPIASAGEADAVAAVAAEVRGATIAALCRTREEDIACAARALAGAARPRLHVFIATSDLHLAHKLRIDRAGALRQAVAGVAFARSFGYEVEFSAEDASRSDPAFLIEVLQAAHEAGASVLNVPDTVGYALPDEYGALFARLRTAIPGAVLSAHCHNDLGLAVANSLAAVANGARQVEVTINGIGERAGNTAIEELVMALYVRRESLPFSTGVRSEEIAESSRALSTITGVWPQPNKAIVGRNAFAHEAGIHQHGVLANPLTYEIMTPASVGLSQSLLVLGKHCGRHAVDVRLRGLGVALAPEELEPMTARVKELADRQKFVYDEDLLELAAGDAAHHARLVRYHVVSGNQLLPTATVEIELDGERRSASALGHGPLDAALRATNTALGFEEGLELLEFHTRAVGHGSDALAEVLMRVRDGEVESTGQAASGDTIEAALRAYLSAVSAAHRLRTTAREAVSA; encoded by the coding sequence ATGGGCGGGAGAGCGGAATCGAGCGGAGAGGTCGGCGGTCGGCTGGCGATTTTCGACACGACGCTGCGCGATGGTGAGCAGTCGCCCGGCTGCAGCATGAACCGGCGGGAGAAGGTCGACCTCGCCCGACAGCTCGAGCGGCTCGGCGTCGACGTGATCGAGGCGGGCTTCCCGATCGCCTCGGCGGGCGAGGCCGACGCGGTGGCGGCCGTCGCCGCCGAGGTGCGGGGCGCGACGATCGCCGCCCTCTGCCGCACGCGCGAGGAGGACATCGCCTGCGCGGCACGCGCGCTCGCCGGGGCGGCGCGGCCGCGCCTGCACGTCTTCATCGCCACCTCCGATCTTCACCTCGCCCACAAGCTGCGCATCGACCGCGCCGGGGCGCTGCGGCAGGCGGTGGCCGGCGTCGCCTTCGCCCGCTCCTTCGGCTACGAGGTCGAGTTCTCCGCCGAGGACGCCTCGCGCTCCGACCCGGCGTTCCTCATCGAGGTGCTGCAGGCGGCCCACGAGGCGGGAGCGAGCGTGCTCAACGTCCCCGACACCGTCGGCTACGCCCTCCCCGACGAATACGGCGCCCTCTTCGCTCGCCTGCGCACGGCGATCCCCGGTGCCGTCCTCTCCGCCCACTGCCACAACGACCTCGGCCTCGCGGTGGCGAACTCGCTCGCCGCCGTCGCCAACGGCGCGCGGCAGGTCGAGGTGACGATCAACGGCATCGGCGAGCGCGCCGGCAACACGGCGATCGAGGAGCTGGTGATGGCGCTCTACGTCCGGCGCGAGTCGCTCCCCTTCTCGACCGGCGTGCGCAGCGAGGAGATCGCCGAGAGCAGCCGCGCGCTCTCGACGATCACCGGCGTCTGGCCGCAGCCGAACAAAGCGATCGTCGGCCGCAACGCCTTCGCCCATGAGGCGGGGATCCACCAGCACGGCGTGCTCGCCAACCCGCTGACCTACGAGATCATGACCCCCGCTTCGGTCGGTCTCTCGCAGTCGCTCCTCGTGCTCGGCAAGCACTGCGGACGCCATGCCGTCGACGTCCGCCTGCGCGGGCTCGGGGTCGCGCTGGCGCCCGAAGAGCTCGAGCCGATGACGGCGCGCGTCAAGGAGCTCGCCGACCGCCAGAAGTTCGTCTACGACGAGGACCTCCTCGAGCTCGCCGCCGGCGACGCGGCGCACCACGCCCGGCTGGTGCGCTACCACGTCGTCTCCGGCAACCAGCTCCTCCCCACCGCCACCGTCGAGATCGAGCTCGACGGCGAGCGGCGCTCCGCCTCGGCGCTCGGCCACGGGCCGCTCGACGCCGCGCTGCGTGCCACCAACACCGCCCTCGGCTTCGAGGAGGGGCTCGAGCTGCTCGAGTTCCACACCCGCGCCGTCGGCCACGGGAGCGACGCGCTTGCCGAAGTCCTCATGCGCGTGCGCGACGGCGAGGTCGAGTCGACCGGCCAGGCCGCGAGCGGCGACACCATCGAAGCCGCTCTGCGCGCCTATCTGTCGGCGGTCTCGGCAGCGCACCGGCTGCGCACCACGGCGCGCGAGGCGGTCTCCGCATGA
- a CDS encoding RHS repeat-associated core domain-containing protein, whose amino-acid sequence MPDYYHADHLGTPRLITNSRHERVAQPNYYPFGEEVTTTGNQQTIDDKKFTGHQRDTLGTPGVADDIDYMHARFYSPLLGRFLSTDPVLGMQQNPQSWNRYSYAHGNPVNYLDANGETPLAVVGAGVGAAFGALGSIGAQLYQGTELNWQDVGAAAAGGFVAGGLAGLTLGASALAEAGLATVATVNGVSSVVGGAVTRSLDSSDSSSALDPKAAGLDCGTSALGAGIGFRVNSDFQSRAAAATLQAERSVAAAASGSFSAARVVASHTAIAQSLTSRAPMVSAISGASVSTSISTIVPLLPSHRPSTVSQEELDKALNARAHGNFLPRSVDKGVR is encoded by the coding sequence TTGCCGGACTACTACCACGCCGACCACCTCGGCACGCCGCGGCTGATCACCAACTCGCGCCACGAGCGGGTGGCGCAGCCGAACTACTACCCGTTCGGCGAGGAGGTGACGACCACCGGCAACCAGCAGACGATCGACGACAAGAAGTTCACCGGCCACCAGCGCGACACCCTCGGCACCCCCGGCGTCGCCGACGACATCGACTACATGCACGCCCGGTTCTACTCGCCACTGCTGGGGAGGTTCCTGAGCACGGATCCTGTGCTCGGAATGCAACAGAACCCGCAGTCGTGGAATCGGTATTCCTATGCTCACGGAAACCCAGTCAACTACCTCGATGCCAACGGAGAGACGCCACTCGCGGTCGTTGGCGCGGGTGTAGGCGCTGCATTTGGCGCGCTCGGATCAATCGGAGCTCAGCTGTATCAGGGTACTGAGCTGAATTGGCAAGATGTCGGCGCAGCGGCGGCTGGAGGCTTCGTGGCGGGGGGTCTTGCGGGGCTCACGCTTGGTGCCTCAGCCCTCGCTGAGGCAGGACTCGCTACAGTAGCAACCGTCAACGGTGTTTCGAGCGTGGTCGGAGGCGCAGTGACCCGATCCTTAGATTCCTCCGACAGCTCATCCGCTCTTGACCCTAAGGCTGCAGGCCTAGACTGCGGGACCAGCGCACTTGGGGCCGGCATCGGATTCCGTGTCAATTCCGATTTCCAGTCCCGGGCGGCGGCGGCGACATTGCAGGCTGAGCGGTCAGTGGCTGCAGCAGCCAGCGGGAGCTTCAGCGCCGCACGTGTGGTGGCATCTCACACTGCAATAGCCCAGAGTCTCACCTCGCGCGCCCCAATGGTCAGTGCCATTAGTGGGGCTTCCGTCTCAACCTCAATTTCCACGATCGTTCCGCTGCTACCGTCCCATCGGCCAAGCACGGTTTCTCAAGAGGAACTCGACAAGGCCTTGAATGCCCGAGCTCACGGGAACTTCCTCCCAAGGTCAGTAGACAAGGGGGTACGGTGA
- a CDS encoding RHS repeat-associated core domain-containing protein: protein MAQPNDDPFGEEVTTTGNQQTIDDKKFTGHQRDTLGTPGVADDIDYMHARFYSPLLGRFLSTDPVLGRPRAPQSWNRYSYVRGNPILLTDPTGLKDLKKTADKALLEDPQVLQVVGDIVKITNFSAPLAKRVEAGAVIVTDGNGDFNAEGGAKTDNDIGKVSLTLGRNSDGEVTSASGRELAATMHSHVGTGKVPIPGGEKVLFAAFPSKADKVQASVTGKPVFILAGTSFLMKLESTGPSTYTTSRMLTGSDYADWLTRAAAATSEQK from the coding sequence GTGGCGCAGCCGAACGACGACCCGTTCGGCGAAGAGGTGACGACCACCGGCAACCAGCAGACGATCGACGACAAGAAGTTCACCGGCCACCAGCGCGACACCCTCGGCACCCCCGGCGTCGCCGACGACATCGACTACATGCACGCCCGGTTCTACTCGCCGCTCTTGGGAAGGTTCCTGAGCACGGATCCCGTACTCGGGCGACCTCGGGCGCCGCAGTCGTGGAACCGCTATTCTTACGTGAGGGGAAACCCAATCCTCCTCACCGATCCAACCGGGCTCAAAGACCTTAAGAAGACTGCAGACAAAGCCCTGCTGGAAGACCCACAGGTGTTGCAGGTCGTCGGCGATATTGTAAAGATAACGAACTTCAGTGCTCCGCTTGCAAAGCGGGTGGAAGCCGGCGCTGTGATCGTCACGGACGGCAATGGGGACTTTAATGCCGAGGGCGGTGCGAAAACAGACAACGACATTGGCAAGGTGTCCCTAACACTCGGCCGGAATTCGGACGGCGAAGTAACGAGCGCTTCGGGCCGCGAACTCGCGGCCACCATGCATAGCCACGTCGGCACCGGCAAAGTTCCGATTCCCGGAGGCGAGAAAGTCCTGTTTGCAGCGTTCCCTAGCAAGGCAGATAAGGTCCAGGCTAGCGTCACAGGCAAGCCAGTCTTCATTCTCGCGGGCACTTCATTCTTGATGAAGTTGGAATCCACGGGCCCAAGTACCTACACGACCAGTCGAATGCTGACAGGAAGCGACTACGCGGACTGGCTCACTCGTGCGGCAGCTGCCACGAGCGAACAGAAATAG
- a CDS encoding DNA alkylation repair protein → MKRSRESASRTKAPATADVDRLDAHELVAEVERRLAPLGTPARAQGEKAYLKSDLDFLGVPMQPLRQFAAALLQERPELTGGALRRAVLALWQPRIHELRTVAIELLARRRRELVVADLEFFEGLLRDARTWAYVDTIATRLVAEVVERHGAEAEVAATLDRWAVDPDFWLRRTAMLALLPQLRRGAGDWPRFVRYADAQLADRELFLRKAIGWILREVGKQRPNLVVEFLAPRLARTSALTLREAVKYLPEEMQKGLRKN, encoded by the coding sequence ATGAAGCGCAGCCGCGAGTCGGCTTCTCGCACGAAGGCGCCCGCCACGGCGGATGTCGATCGCCTCGACGCCCACGAGCTCGTCGCCGAGGTCGAGCGACGGCTCGCGCCGCTCGGCACGCCCGCACGGGCGCAGGGCGAGAAGGCCTACCTCAAGAGCGATCTCGACTTTCTCGGCGTGCCGATGCAGCCGCTGCGGCAGTTTGCCGCCGCGCTGCTGCAGGAGCGGCCCGAGCTCACCGGAGGCGCGCTGCGACGCGCGGTGCTCGCCCTCTGGCAGCCGCGAATCCACGAGCTCCGCACGGTGGCGATCGAGCTCCTCGCCCGCCGCCGCCGCGAGCTCGTCGTCGCCGATCTCGAGTTTTTCGAAGGCCTCCTGCGTGACGCGCGCACGTGGGCCTACGTCGACACGATCGCCACCCGACTCGTCGCCGAAGTCGTCGAGCGCCACGGCGCCGAGGCCGAGGTCGCCGCGACGCTCGACCGCTGGGCCGTCGACCCCGACTTCTGGCTCCGCCGCACGGCGATGCTCGCCCTCCTCCCCCAACTCCGCCGCGGCGCCGGCGACTGGCCACGCTTCGTCCGCTACGCCGACGCCCAACTCGCCGACCGCGAGCTCTTCCTGCGCAAGGCCATCGGCTGGATCCTGCGCGAAGTCGGCAAACAACGCCCCAACCTGGTCGTCGAGTTCCTCGCCCCCCGCCTCGCCCGCACCTCCGCCCTCACGCTGCGCGAGGCGGTGAAGTACCTGCCGGAGGAGATGCAGAAGGGGCTCCGAAAGAACTAG
- a CDS encoding M1 family metallopeptidase, with translation MRAAASALALVLGILPSHDARADATAPRVASYDLAARLDAEEHRIEASGTLRWRNPSALPADRLCFHLYLNAFRDERSSFLREADPAVADELAASGWGGIDLRHLRDESGRDLADRLVFAAPDDGNAADATLAWVDLARPVPPGGELTLTMEWTARLPALVDRAGQLGHFVFAGQWFPKIGRRRADGAWSCHQHHATSEFSADFGDYRVALDLPAGWEVGATGAAAAPASETAGRRQIAFAATGVHDFAWSASPDWSLEETALPRAAAPAVQLRLLLQPASRRLAARLVATLTTGLERFEALYGRYPHDTLTVVEPPPGGDAATAMEYPSLFTMMVAPLPTRSLELEETALHELVHQWWQGVVATDEVEEPFLDEGLATYASLRVLAERWHGAAPGLRLLGWSLPLPGQPLDPFEQLRLRWRGSDLHGPGSPVDPIARPAWSFRDAESYGTLVYDGAALAFLQLERLIGRDAFDRGLAQLATRQRHAHPTSADFVRALSAAAGEDLSPLWEELMGGTGSVDYAVADATSEPDESGGSFASTATIERRGERRLPVEIELRFADGSTRRAVWDGRERWARLRIVGPPLVDVRLDPQRRLVLDADRLDDSFRLAPDPRPRRAVTQRLRFLLQLLLEALADLA, from the coding sequence GTGCGTGCGGCCGCCTCAGCTCTGGCGCTCGTGCTCGGCATCCTGCCGAGCCACGACGCTCGGGCGGACGCGACCGCCCCCCGTGTCGCGAGCTACGACCTCGCCGCTCGTCTCGACGCCGAAGAGCACCGGATCGAGGCGAGCGGCACCCTGCGCTGGCGCAATCCGTCGGCGCTGCCCGCCGACCGCCTCTGCTTTCACCTCTACCTCAACGCCTTCCGCGACGAGCGCTCGAGCTTCCTGCGCGAGGCCGACCCGGCCGTCGCCGACGAGCTGGCGGCAAGCGGCTGGGGTGGCATCGACCTGCGTCACCTGCGCGACGAGTCGGGTCGTGATCTCGCCGATCGTCTCGTCTTCGCCGCACCGGACGACGGCAACGCCGCCGACGCCACGCTCGCCTGGGTCGATCTCGCCCGACCGGTCCCGCCCGGCGGCGAGCTCACCCTGACGATGGAATGGACGGCGCGTCTCCCCGCGCTGGTCGACCGAGCCGGCCAACTCGGCCATTTCGTCTTCGCCGGGCAGTGGTTCCCGAAGATCGGCCGACGGCGCGCCGACGGTGCCTGGAGCTGTCATCAGCATCATGCGACGAGCGAGTTTTCGGCCGACTTCGGCGACTACCGGGTGGCGCTCGACCTGCCCGCCGGCTGGGAGGTCGGAGCCACGGGAGCCGCGGCCGCACCGGCGAGCGAGACGGCCGGTCGCCGGCAGATCGCCTTCGCCGCCACGGGCGTCCACGACTTCGCCTGGAGCGCCTCGCCGGACTGGAGCCTCGAGGAGACCGCGCTGCCACGCGCCGCGGCCCCGGCGGTCCAGCTCAGACTCCTGCTCCAGCCGGCTTCACGGCGCCTCGCCGCTCGACTCGTCGCCACCCTGACGACCGGCCTCGAGCGCTTCGAGGCGCTCTACGGTCGCTATCCGCACGACACGTTGACGGTGGTCGAGCCCCCACCGGGGGGCGATGCGGCCACCGCGATGGAGTATCCGTCCCTCTTCACGATGATGGTCGCGCCGCTTCCGACGCGTTCGCTGGAGCTCGAGGAGACGGCGCTCCACGAGCTCGTGCACCAGTGGTGGCAGGGCGTCGTCGCCACCGACGAGGTCGAGGAGCCGTTTCTCGACGAAGGGCTCGCGACGTACGCCTCCCTGCGCGTCCTCGCCGAGCGCTGGCATGGCGCGGCACCCGGGCTCCGCCTGCTCGGCTGGAGCCTCCCGCTCCCCGGCCAGCCGCTCGACCCGTTCGAGCAACTGCGTCTGCGCTGGCGCGGCAGCGATCTCCACGGTCCCGGCTCGCCGGTCGACCCCATCGCTCGTCCGGCGTGGAGCTTCCGGGATGCAGAAAGTTACGGCACGCTCGTCTACGACGGCGCTGCCCTCGCCTTTCTCCAGCTCGAACGTCTGATCGGCCGCGACGCGTTCGACCGCGGCCTCGCTCAGCTCGCCACGCGGCAGCGCCACGCGCATCCGACCTCCGCCGACTTCGTCCGGGCGCTCTCGGCAGCGGCGGGCGAGGACCTGTCGCCGCTCTGGGAGGAGCTGATGGGCGGCACCGGCTCGGTCGACTACGCCGTGGCCGACGCGACGAGCGAGCCCGACGAGAGCGGCGGCTCCTTCGCCAGCACGGCGACGATCGAGCGCCGCGGCGAACGACGGCTGCCGGTGGAGATCGAGTTGCGCTTCGCCGACGGCTCGACTCGTCGTGCAGTCTGGGACGGTCGCGAGCGCTGGGCTCGCCTGCGCATCGTCGGGCCGCCGCTCGTCGACGTGCGGCTCGACCCGCAACGGCGCCTCGTCCTCGACGCCGACCGGCTCGACGACTCGTTCCGCCTCGCTCCCGACCCGCGCCCGCGCCGTGCCGTCACCCAGCGCCTGCGCTTCCTCCTCCAGCTCCTCCTCGAAGCGCTCGCCGACCTCGCATGA
- a CDS encoding chalcone isomerase family protein: MRKPYLALALAVVLAAPLAAGTLAGVAMSDSAKVGEQTLVLNGMGLRTKYSFKVYVAGLYLGAKSSDAAAVFAADAPRRMVMHFMRSVGPEKVCEGWDEGLEANTPHASAELKKQFALLCSWMPETEDGMELVFTYTPGTGTAVTVAGQTKGTIPGKAFADALLACWIGPKPGPGEDFKKALLGG, encoded by the coding sequence ATGCGCAAGCCGTACCTCGCCCTCGCCCTGGCTGTCGTCCTCGCCGCCCCGCTCGCCGCCGGCACGCTCGCCGGCGTCGCCATGTCCGACTCGGCCAAGGTGGGCGAGCAGACCCTGGTGCTCAACGGCATGGGCCTGCGCACCAAGTACTCGTTCAAGGTCTACGTCGCGGGCCTCTACCTCGGCGCCAAGTCGTCCGACGCCGCAGCGGTCTTCGCGGCCGATGCGCCGCGCCGCATGGTGATGCACTTCATGCGCAGCGTCGGACCCGAGAAGGTCTGCGAGGGCTGGGACGAAGGGCTCGAAGCCAACACGCCGCACGCCTCGGCCGAGCTCAAGAAGCAGTTCGCCCTGCTCTGCAGCTGGATGCCCGAGACCGAGGACGGGATGGAGCTCGTCTTCACCTACACGCCGGGGACCGGCACGGCGGTGACCGTGGCCGGGCAGACCAAGGGCACCATCCCGGGCAAGGCGTTCGCCGACGCGCTGCTCGCCTGCTGGATCGGCCCGAAGCCGGGCCCGGGCGAGGACTTCAAGAAGGCCCTCCTCGGCGGCTGA